One stretch of Candidatus Leptovillus gracilis DNA includes these proteins:
- a CDS encoding ABC transporter ATP-binding protein: MDNKDYDLKNIVTNKRLIGLWRIMTGYRWLYLLAIVAIGLSALMRSTIYYALGYFIDSVLTAEGNILGQSLLVGAAILGLAVMQGTLTFISGRSAAKTAEGITRRLRNYLYDHIQRLSFTYHDNMQTGELLQRSTSDVDALRRLFAEQLNGIGNITLLFLVNFTALLLLNVRLAVYSVVVIPFIILISLYFFKKVGEVYETYQEQEATLSNRLQENLSGVRVVKAFARQSYEIDMFETDNREKYRRGQRLIFMHASFWPVTDIMCGVQMLAGFFLGARMAIQGIITPGEYLTYAGLVVLIIWPIRNLGRLITQLSTGLVSFDRVRDIIREDREPLDAGTYIPEDGLRGEVRFNHVSFAYDKETPVLHDIDFAVQPGQVIALLGSTGSGKTTLVNLLPRFYEYTEGSITLDGVELRDYPRKWLRRQIGIVQQEPFLFSRSIRENITYGVGRDVSDAEVEEAARAAAIHDVILSFPKGYETLVGERWVTLSGGQKQRVTVARTLLKNPRILIMDDATSSVDTETEASIREALNGLMATRTTFVIAHRIQSVMEADLILVLDNGRIIQRGIHSELLAQPGTYQQIYDLQARIEAELEQEIASVDRARNGNGNGHGNGRHNGRFHEELTTTLAVN, encoded by the coding sequence ATGGATAATAAAGATTACGACCTCAAAAATATCGTAACAAATAAGAGATTGATTGGTTTGTGGCGCATAATGACCGGTTACCGCTGGTTGTATTTGCTGGCTATCGTGGCAATTGGTCTGTCGGCGTTGATGCGCTCCACCATTTATTACGCGCTGGGCTATTTTATAGACAGTGTGCTGACGGCCGAAGGCAATATCCTTGGCCAGAGCTTGTTGGTAGGGGCGGCCATTCTGGGGCTGGCGGTGATGCAAGGCACGCTGACGTTTATCAGCGGCCGTTCGGCGGCGAAAACGGCCGAAGGCATTACCCGGCGTCTGCGTAACTACCTCTACGACCACATTCAGCGGCTCAGCTTCACTTACCACGACAACATGCAGACAGGCGAACTGCTGCAGCGGTCCACATCAGACGTGGACGCGCTGCGCCGCCTGTTTGCCGAGCAGTTGAACGGCATTGGTAACATCACCCTGCTGTTCCTGGTGAACTTCACCGCCCTACTGCTGCTGAACGTGCGCCTGGCGGTGTATTCGGTGGTCGTCATCCCGTTCATCATCCTTATCTCGCTTTACTTCTTTAAGAAAGTGGGCGAGGTGTACGAGACGTATCAGGAACAAGAAGCCACCCTGTCTAATCGGCTGCAAGAAAACCTGAGCGGCGTGCGCGTGGTGAAGGCGTTTGCCCGTCAATCTTACGAGATTGACATGTTCGAGACCGACAATCGGGAAAAATATCGGCGTGGGCAGCGGCTCATTTTCATGCACGCTTCGTTCTGGCCGGTGACAGACATCATGTGTGGCGTACAAATGTTGGCCGGCTTCTTCCTGGGGGCGCGCATGGCGATTCAGGGCATCATCACTCCCGGCGAGTATCTGACATATGCCGGGCTGGTGGTGTTGATCATCTGGCCGATTCGCAACCTGGGTCGGTTGATCACCCAATTGTCCACCGGGTTAGTTTCCTTCGACCGGGTACGCGACATCATCCGTGAAGACCGTGAACCGCTGGACGCCGGGACATACATCCCCGAAGATGGGCTGCGCGGCGAGGTGCGCTTCAACCATGTTAGCTTCGCCTACGATAAAGAGACGCCGGTGCTGCACGACATAGACTTCGCCGTACAGCCGGGTCAGGTCATTGCCCTGTTGGGTTCAACCGGATCCGGCAAAACGACGTTGGTGAACTTGCTGCCACGCTTCTATGAGTACACAGAAGGCAGCATCACGCTGGACGGCGTGGAACTGCGCGACTATCCGCGCAAGTGGCTGCGGCGACAGATCGGCATTGTGCAGCAGGAACCGTTCCTGTTCTCGCGCTCTATTCGGGAGAACATTACCTATGGCGTAGGCCGAGACGTATCGGACGCGGAAGTGGAAGAGGCCGCGCGCGCGGCGGCTATCCATGATGTCATCCTCTCCTTCCCTAAAGGCTACGAAACGCTGGTGGGTGAACGTTGGGTGACGCTTTCAGGTGGACAGAAGCAGCGGGTGACGGTTGCCCGCACACTGTTGAAGAACCCGCGCATCTTGATCATGGACGACGCCACGTCGTCGGTGGACACGGAGACTGAGGCTTCGATTCGGGAAGCGCTGAATGGGTTAATGGCTACGCGAACAACGTTTGTCATTGCCCACCGGATTCAGAGCGTGATGGAAGCGGATTTGATTTTGGTGCTGGATAACGGCCGTATCATCCAACGCGGCATACACAGCGAACTGCTGGCCCAGCCCGGCACATATCAACAAATCTATGACTTGCAGGCGCGCATTGAAGCGGAACTGGAACAAGAGATCGCCTCGGTGGACCGGGCGCGGAATGGGAATGGCAATGGGCACGGCAATGGCCGCCATAACGGCCGTTTCCACGAAGAACTAACCACCACCCTGGCCGTCAACTAA
- a CDS encoding tRNA-dihydrouridine synthase family protein, with protein sequence MNYEAAFHVGGVPVYGDVILAPMAGYSDVPYRALCRAYGSAMHYTEFTPVEALIGRRVHPRFAQRLDKQVGERPFVIQIFGNDAQKLLRAAQRVLQWQPDIIDVNMGCSTRKVSGRGAGVGMMPQPALVAETFRLLTSHLPVPVSGKIRLGWDESQKNYGDIARILVDNGAALIALHGRTKVQQYGGQADWDAIADLRRLVAVPVIGNGDVQTPQDIDRMKAHTGCDAVMIGRAAIGNPWIFARQDKTTLPLAAVAAAARLHLVEMLAYYGRRDGLLLFRKHLKQYAAADAAALLTISDADELLARLDELAAIPITQRLPYH encoded by the coding sequence ATGAATTACGAAGCTGCTTTTCACGTCGGCGGCGTGCCCGTTTACGGCGACGTCATCCTGGCCCCCATGGCCGGGTATTCGGACGTGCCCTACCGGGCTTTGTGCCGCGCCTACGGCTCGGCCATGCACTACACCGAGTTTACGCCGGTGGAGGCGTTGATTGGGCGGCGGGTGCATCCCCGGTTTGCGCAGCGATTGGACAAACAGGTGGGCGAACGGCCGTTTGTCATCCAAATTTTTGGCAACGACGCCCAAAAGCTGCTGCGGGCGGCGCAGCGTGTGCTGCAATGGCAGCCCGACATTATTGACGTGAACATGGGCTGTTCTACGCGCAAAGTGAGCGGGCGCGGCGCAGGGGTGGGCATGATGCCCCAACCGGCGCTGGTGGCCGAAACCTTTCGGCTGCTCACCAGCCATTTGCCCGTGCCCGTCAGCGGCAAAATTCGCCTGGGCTGGGACGAATCGCAAAAGAATTATGGCGACATCGCCCGCATTCTGGTGGACAATGGCGCGGCGCTGATTGCTTTGCACGGCCGTACCAAAGTGCAGCAGTACGGCGGTCAGGCCGACTGGGACGCCATCGCCGACCTGCGGCGGCTGGTCGCCGTGCCGGTTATCGGCAATGGCGACGTGCAAACGCCGCAAGATATTGACCGGATGAAGGCGCACACCGGCTGCGACGCGGTGATGATTGGCCGGGCGGCCATTGGCAACCCGTGGATTTTTGCCCGGCAGGACAAAACCACGCTGCCCCTGGCCGCGGTGGCCGCCGCCGCCCGTTTACATTTGGTGGAGATGTTGGCTTATTACGGCCGTCGTGATGGTCTTCTGCTTTTCCGCAAGCACCTCAAGCAGTACGCCGCCGCCGATGCCGCCGCGCTGCTAACCATCAGCGACGCCGACGAACTGCTGGCGCGGCTGGACGAATTGGCGGCCATCCCCATCACACAGAGGTTGCCTTATCATTGA
- a CDS encoding transporter gives MIELLVEEPLLLLFIVSGVGYAVGLIKIKGVRLGVAAVLFVGLAVGALDPRLTLPPILFEIGLIIFVYSIGISSGAGFFASLRGKGLRDNLFGAAMLTLALVVVVAAHYALGLRATVSAGLFAGSLTNTPALAGVLENVANSAPATAVDIMLTEPVVGYSVAYPMGVIGMILAILIMQRIWKIDYAAEAKALRSFHLVEQELYNKTILVTRPEVTALSLRELRQQNNWDIVFGRLKRGDEIILATGDTHLQPGDLISIIGTPEEVDAIIPLAGELTDEHLEMDRSLYDFRRIFVSNPAVAGRRLADLRLPQDHGALVTRVRRGDIDFLAHGDLVLELGDRVRVVSRRKDLTELTELFGDSYKQLSEINLISLGVGLTLGLLIGLIPIPLPGGITFKLGAAGGPLIVGLILGAIRRTGPIAWVPPYSANLTLRQIGLIFLLAGIGLRSGYTFFTTFAASGGLSLFLAGAAVTFTLAFATLIIGYKVLKIPFGLLVGMLSALQTQPAVLSFGQEQAENDLPNVGYALLFPVATIVKIFYAQLLLTLLSP, from the coding sequence ATGATCGAATTGCTTGTAGAAGAACCTCTGTTATTGCTGTTTATCGTGTCCGGCGTCGGCTACGCCGTGGGACTCATCAAAATCAAAGGCGTGCGCCTGGGCGTAGCTGCCGTGCTGTTTGTCGGATTAGCTGTTGGCGCATTGGACCCCCGCCTGACACTGCCCCCCATTCTCTTTGAAATTGGCCTGATTATTTTTGTCTACAGCATCGGCATCAGCAGCGGCGCGGGCTTCTTCGCCTCGCTGCGTGGCAAAGGGCTGCGTGACAACCTGTTTGGCGCAGCCATGCTGACATTGGCGCTGGTGGTGGTGGTGGCGGCGCATTATGCCCTGGGGCTGCGGGCCACCGTCAGCGCCGGGTTGTTCGCCGGCAGCCTGACCAATACCCCGGCCCTGGCTGGCGTCCTGGAAAACGTCGCCAACTCGGCCCCGGCAACGGCCGTAGACATCATGCTCACCGAACCGGTAGTCGGTTACTCGGTGGCCTACCCCATGGGCGTCATTGGCATGATCCTGGCAATTTTGATCATGCAGCGCATCTGGAAGATTGATTACGCCGCCGAGGCCAAAGCGCTACGCAGTTTTCATCTGGTAGAGCAAGAGTTGTACAACAAAACCATCTTGGTAACACGGCCGGAGGTAACGGCGCTGTCCCTACGCGAACTCCGCCAGCAAAACAATTGGGATATCGTCTTCGGCCGGCTAAAACGGGGTGACGAGATCATCCTGGCCACCGGCGACACTCACTTGCAGCCCGGCGACCTCATCAGCATCATCGGCACGCCGGAAGAAGTAGACGCCATCATCCCCCTGGCAGGTGAACTGACCGACGAACACCTGGAAATGGACCGCAGCCTCTACGATTTTCGCCGCATCTTTGTCTCTAATCCGGCCGTCGCCGGGCGGCGGTTGGCCGACCTGCGCCTGCCACAAGACCACGGCGCACTGGTCACCCGCGTGCGCCGCGGCGACATAGATTTTCTGGCCCACGGCGACCTGGTGCTGGAATTAGGCGACCGCGTGCGCGTGGTCTCGCGGCGCAAAGATTTAACCGAACTCACGGAGTTGTTCGGCGACTCCTACAAACAACTCAGCGAAATCAACCTGATTTCCCTGGGCGTCGGGTTGACTTTGGGTTTGCTTATCGGCCTCATCCCCATCCCCCTGCCTGGCGGTATCACCTTCAAATTGGGTGCGGCCGGCGGCCCGCTCATCGTTGGGCTAATTTTGGGAGCCATTCGCCGCACCGGTCCCATCGCCTGGGTTCCACCTTACAGCGCCAATCTTACCCTGCGCCAGATCGGCCTGATCTTCTTACTGGCAGGCATTGGGCTGCGCTCTGGTTACACCTTTTTCACCACGTTTGCTGCCAGTGGTGGTTTGTCCCTCTTCCTGGCCGGAGCGGCCGTTACCTTCACCCTGGCTTTCGCTACTTTGATTATTGGCTATAAGGTGTTGAAAATCCCGTTTGGCCTGCTGGTGGGCATGTTGTCCGCGCTGCAAACACAGCCGGCCGTGCTAAGTTTTGGGCAGGAACAGGCGGAAAACGATCTACCCAATGTTGGCTACGCGCTGCTGTTCCCTGTCGCCACCATCGTCAAAATTTTCTACGCCCAACTTCTCCTCACGCTGTTATCACCGTGA
- a CDS encoding ABC transporter ATP-binding protein has translation MIQVEHLARRFGAVTAVSDLTLAVQPGEIYGLVGPDGAGKTTTFRLLVGALLPDSGTGRIGGYDLRSHIEAARRLIGYLPQRFSLYGDLTVAENLRFFAEVNGIPPQEWQPRRDEMLAFVNLAEFADRQARQLSGGMKQKLGLATALIHRPRLLLLDEPTGGVDPVTRQDFWRLIGKAVVEEGLTVLVSTPYMDEASRCHRVGFMNYGRLLAEGAPQSLTAPLNGRILELAGSPRRLVRTTAAQDPDVEDVQAFGHTFHLRLRPGTLTAVRQRLPAALLAAGATVERLEPAAPLLEDAFIELLEVSG, from the coding sequence ATGATTCAAGTGGAGCATCTGGCGCGGCGGTTTGGGGCGGTAACGGCCGTGTCTGACCTGACCCTCGCTGTGCAGCCGGGCGAGATTTATGGCCTGGTGGGGCCAGACGGCGCGGGCAAAACAACTACCTTCCGCCTGCTGGTGGGCGCATTGCTGCCAGACAGCGGCACAGGGCGCATCGGCGGCTACGATTTGCGCAGCCACATCGAAGCGGCACGGCGGCTGATTGGCTACCTGCCGCAGCGCTTCAGTTTGTATGGCGACCTGACCGTCGCCGAAAATCTGCGTTTTTTCGCCGAGGTCAACGGCATCCCGCCCCAAGAGTGGCAGCCGCGCCGCGACGAGATGCTGGCTTTTGTCAATCTGGCCGAATTTGCCGACAGGCAGGCGCGGCAGCTTTCCGGCGGGATGAAGCAAAAGCTGGGGTTGGCGACGGCGCTGATTCACCGGCCCCGCCTGCTGCTGCTAGACGAACCGACCGGCGGTGTAGACCCGGTGACGCGCCAGGATTTCTGGCGGCTAATCGGCAAGGCGGTGGTGGAAGAAGGGCTGACGGTGCTGGTGAGTACGCCCTACATGGACGAGGCCAGCCGCTGCCACCGGGTAGGGTTCATGAATTACGGCCGTCTGCTGGCTGAAGGCGCACCACAAAGCCTCACCGCGCCGCTCAACGGCCGTATCCTGGAGTTGGCCGGGTCGCCGCGGCGATTGGTACGGACAACGGCCGCCCAGGACCCCGACGTGGAAGATGTGCAGGCTTTCGGCCACACCTTTCACCTGCGGCTGCGCCCTGGGACGTTAACGGCCGTGCGCCAACGGCTGCCCGCCGCCCTGCTCGCCGCCGGGGCCACTGTCGAACGTCTGGAACCGGCCGCGCCGCTGCTGGAAGATGCGTTTATCGAACTGCTAGAGGTTAGCGGGTAG
- a CDS encoding ABC transporter ATP-binding protein, translating to MTTAITLQELTKQFGDFTAVDRVSFAVGAGEVFGYLGPNGSGKTTTIRMLLGLLQPSGGSGQVLGLDIAHDAEKIRPKVGYMSQKFALYNDLTAVENLNFYAGVYGVAARNGRVSEVLALVGLSERANERAGQLAAGWRQRLALGAALLHHPSLIFLDEPTSGVDPQARRAFWDLVYDLADQGVTIFVTTHYMDEAEYCDRLGIMFRGRLLALDTPANLKRALSPTATLEDVFITLAANQPTT from the coding sequence ATGACAACAGCCATTACCCTACAGGAATTAACCAAGCAGTTTGGCGATTTTACGGCCGTTGACCGGGTCAGCTTTGCCGTGGGCGCGGGCGAAGTGTTCGGCTATCTGGGTCCCAATGGCTCCGGCAAGACGACGACCATTCGCATGTTGTTGGGTTTGTTGCAGCCCAGCGGCGGCAGCGGCCAGGTATTGGGACTAGACATCGCCCACGACGCAGAGAAAATCCGGCCCAAAGTGGGCTATATGTCGCAAAAGTTTGCCTTGTACAATGATTTGACGGCCGTCGAAAACCTAAACTTCTACGCCGGGGTGTATGGCGTGGCCGCACGGAACGGCCGTGTGTCCGAAGTGTTGGCCCTGGTCGGTCTGAGCGAACGGGCCAACGAACGCGCCGGGCAGCTTGCCGCCGGCTGGCGGCAGCGGTTGGCCCTGGGCGCGGCGCTGCTCCATCACCCCAGCCTCATCTTCCTCGACGAGCCGACCAGCGGCGTAGACCCGCAGGCGCGCCGCGCCTTTTGGGATTTGGTCTACGATTTGGCCGACCAGGGCGTGACTATTTTTGTGACTACTCATTACATGGACGAGGCCGAATACTGCGACCGTCTGGGTATCATGTTTCGCGGCCGACTGTTGGCCCTGGACACCCCAGCCAATCTGAAACGCGCCCTGTCTCCAACGGCCACCCTCGAAGACGTCTTCATCACCCTCGCTGCCAACCAACCAACCACCTGA